The region CTGGGCCCAGTCCGTACCAACAGACAATGCCTCTCCCATTACGCCCTCAGCAACAACCACGGCGACGGCTACAGGCACCGCCAGAGCGGCAGAAACCTGGGAGATTGCTGCACCCGATTTTCTCCCTCTCAGTCAGAAAATTTCAGCCAGCCTCAATCAAGCGATCGAACGGGGAGAGATCCCTGGCGCCGTCGTGATCGCGGGCACGCTCGATGAAACTCTGCTGCATGGCGCTGTCGGCGATCGAATCCTTTCGCCTGAGAAAATCCCCCTGCGCCCCGGCGATGTGTTTGATCTGGCGTCGTTAACCAAGCCACTGGCCACCAGCCTGGCCGTCATGAAGCTCGTCGATCATGGAAAGCTCGAACTCGATCAGCCCGTCGCAAAATACTGGCCCGAGTTCAAACAAAACGGCAAAGAAGCCATTACTTCCATCGATCTGCTGGTCCATCGTTCCGGGCTGATTGCCGATAACGCACTGGCCGATTATGCCCAGGGGCCAGAGGTCGCCTGGCAGAAAATGGCGAATTTGCCATTACGTCAGCCTGCAGGCACCCGGTTTGTCTATTCCGATGTCGGCTTGATGGTGATGGGCCGGGTGGTCGAAAAGATCAGTGGCAAGTCCCTCGCTGAGTTTTGCGCACAGGAACTCTATCAGCCTCTCGCTCTCAAGCGAACCAGATACCTTCCATCAGCCGCCTGGGCCGATCAACTGGTCCCAACGGAAGGGCCCATCGGCACCGTGCACGATCCCCGCGCTGCCCGGCTGGGTGGTGTTGCCGGTCATGCGGGCTTGTTCTCCGATGCTCAGGGCATCGCCGTACTATCGCGAGCCATTCTGGTTTCGCTTCAAAATAAAGACTCTTCAGCGGCCAACATGCCTCGAATCTTCACTCCAGTCACTGCCCGGCTGATGGTCACACCCGTTGAAGTTCCTGCGATCAGCTCCAACACGCCGACGACTGTTCACAGAGCTTTAGGTTGGGACATGCGCTCGACCTACTCCTCGAACAGACCGACGAAAATGTCCGACAGCGCCTTTGGTCATGGCGGGTTTACCGGCACATCGCTCTGGATTGACCCCCAGCGAAAACTGTTCGTCTGCATTCTTTCCAGCAGGCTCTATCCCGATGGCAAAGGAGTCATCAATCCCCTCGCCCGTGAAATCGGCGATCTGATTGTCGAACAGTTCGATGCGCGAACCACGAGGCCAACACCTGAAACTCCTCAGTAACCACCCCTAAATCGTTGACACTGCCCCATGATGACGAAGCAGTTTCCGCACTGGCAAACGCGCGGTTTTACCGAAGAAGACCTGAAATGAACCTGTCGAATGGAAAACTGTGGTTGATGATTATTCTCGCAGTGGTCCCTCTGGGATTAGCGGCTGCAGCCACCATTGCAACGGGCATGACCACTTCCGAGCGTGTGGCCGTCAGTGCCTGGGTTTCGGTAGCCGTGGTCGGAACGGCTTCTGTGATTGCCTCCGCCACAATTGCTCGTCATCAGTGATGGCTGCGAGAGCAGTTTATTCGGATTCCAATAAAAAACGGCGCAGCGGCGGGTGGCTGGGGTTGAGTCTTCGAACCCCCAGCAATCTTCGGCACGAACTGGAGCTTCGCGAAGACGTTTGGCCCCAGACACCCCATACCAAAAAACGCAGTCGAAAACTGAAATCCGTATTCGCTTGGGGGCCAAAGAACCTCATGACTCATCGTACGGAATCCTCAGAGAATGAGAGCTGCATCGCCTGCAGGCTCTGGTTATGATTTTGGCAAAAGTTTGATTTTCTGGTCGAGTCAGGAAGTTTGAGGAAGAGCATGGCTCGTAAGACACGCATGACGCGCGAGAAGCTGCCGCCGGGTGAGCACCTTTGCAGTTACTGCACTGCCAAGTGCTGCCGTTACTTTGCCCTGCCGATTGATACTCCCACCAGCTGGGATGATTTCGACAACATGCGCTGGTACATCATGCATGGTCGCACATCGATCTTTATCGATGGAGGCACCTGGTATCTGCTCGTTTATGGTGACTGCAAAAACCTGCTCCCCGACAATCGCTGCGGTGTCTACGACACCCGGCCAGCCATCTGCCGGAGTTACTCCACAGACAACTGCGAATACGAAGTCGGCGGCTGTTACGACAAATTCTTCGAAGCTCCGGAACAACTCTGGGAATACGCCGAAGCCATCCTGCCACCACGAAAAGTCAAACGCGAAAAAGCCACTGCTCTTCCTGTACTCAATTAATCTCAAGCGTTTTTCCGAACTGCGTTTCTACGGCTGGGTGGCTGGGGTCAAACGTCCTCGTTTGCCCCCAGTTCATTCGACTTTGATAGTTTCTGACGAACGCTGAACGGCTGTGTGCCATGCTTGCAGCTTTGGGGCAAGCATGTCTTCAGTGGGTAACTCCGGTTGAAATTCTGATTTCTACCGGAGTGGTGAAGCCACAGGAGCGCACTGTCAACGCTGCAACTTCAACCTTGTCTCATCAGAGATCTTCCGAAACTTGCCTAGCGGATCTTACCGCAATAAACCCTCCCGAGCCTCCGGGCACACTGGTAGACAGCAGAGTGCCAACGTGTCCTACCTTGAGATGAACGCCACTTAACAAATAGGAGCAAGTGATGCAAATTGTGGACCTGCTCAGTACGAGTGGTGCGACAGCCACCCAAATTGGCAACTTGGAGCGAGTGATCGGATCGGCTCTCCCATCCGACTATTGTCGCTTTCTAGCAGACTTTAACGGGGGGCGACCATCACCTTCTGATTTTGAGGGGCCAACCGGTGATGGTTCTGTAGTGAATTGGTTTTTTACCCTAAATCAAGACGAACAAACCTATTTCATCCCTCGGAGGATAGAGGCTTACAAGGATCGAATTCCGCCTAAGTTACTTCCGATTGCTTCCGATCCGTTTGGTAATCTCGTTCTTCTCGACCTCGGAGCCAAGGTGTTCGGTGCGATCTTTTTCTGGGATCACGAGAAAGAGAACACTGAAGGCGACCCGTGGTGGGATAACATCGCCTTCATTGCTCCATCGTTCACCGATTTTGTGAATGGGTTGCATTGACCTAAGCCAATGTCGGGCAAATCAAAGGGCTCACTCATTGTTTTTTTCGACCAGTCGTAAGCCTGCTGCGATACCCAGAGCACTACGAGCGTGTAAGGCCAGTGGTCTGTAACATCAATCCCTTTGATTTCTCCGTTTGAATTGAAAAGCGTTCCTTGAAGTCTCTCTTGTGACTATGGTCACCCAGACGTGAATCTGATCGACTTGCTTAAGTAAGAATATGACTATAATGGTTAAAGATATCCACTACTACCGCTCGTTCGATCTCTTGTCTGCAAGCGAGAAAATACGAGAACTGGGCAACGATAGAGGGAGCTCTGAGGTTTTCGCTGATGCCATTCATTCACTACTGATTGCAGCGGAAGAACGGAGTGTTGGCAGCAGTGAAATCGAACAGGTTTTGGGAAAACCGGATCGTATTGTAGACAACGAAGGTGGCGAAGTATGGGAGTATGACTGGTCTGACATGTATGGGCCAATTAAATACACATCATTGACGCCATTCCAAATCACGAACGGAGTATGCACGGGTTTAGCCCCCGATGAATAGCCCAATGATCCGCCTAGTACTCTTTGGCAAGGGAGGCCCAGACGTGCAAATCCACGTCAGGGCCACCCTGCCAAGTGAATTATCCAGCCAACTTCAAACTGACATTCAGTGATTAGCTCGAATCGCACTAAACAACACTAAGTAGACACAATGACAACCGAGTCGATAACGATTTACGTTGGACAATGGAATAACCGAGACTATGTTTTTTCCTTAGAAAAGGAGGAGGCTGAGTCGCTCGTTAACGCACACTTTGCTTTTGGTGATCCTTTAGAAGATGAGTACGCGTTAGGCAATTATTGGGCTACAGGCGACAATGCTGAGGGATGGCGAATAGTCGAGAGGAAGATCTCGGTTCCTGTCATCAAGGTTCACATCAAGATATCTGAAGATGGAGGTACATCGCATGTCACATGGCGATGCCCATCCTGTAAACAGCCTTACAGTGATGATTGGGAAGCCAATGACGAACTACCAACTTTACTAGCTTGTGGTTGTGAAACAACATCAAAATATCTCTTGGGTGTGTCGTAGGGCGACCCCGGCTGAGATGCTGACTTCTATCCGGGTGGAGAAGTTCAAGGCAGGCACTGACCACTCTACAACTTTAACCTTGTTCCATCTGACATCCTCAAATAGTCGCATAGCGTTACTTCACCTGCATCCAGCCAAACAACAGCGGCGTATGAGGCTCTGGTCATGACACCCAAGCCTCATACGCCGCATGGCTTTTCATCAATCAAGTTTCAGTCGCTGAAGGCCGCATCGAAGGCCCGGCCGCTGGGTTTGAAATCGACATTCTTCACGTACTGGCACGCTTCGCGGGCACCATGTTCGCGATCCATGCCACTGTCTTCCCATTCAATCGAAAGCGGGCCTTCGTACTTGATGTGATTCAGAGCGCGAATAATGTCTTCAAACTGCACACCACCACGGCCCACACTGCGGAAATCCCAGCCCCGCCGGGAATCACCAAACGAAAGGTGGCTGGAAAGAATGCCACTCTTGCCATTGAGTGTGACTTTGGCATCCTTCATATGGGCATGATAGATACGATCCGGGAAGGCGCGGATGAATTCGACGGGGTCCACCCCTTGCCAGATCAGGTGGCTGGGATCGAAATTGAAGCCGAATTCTTCCCTGCGGTCGAGCACCTGCAGAGATCGCTCAGCGGTATAGATATCGAAAGCAATCTCTGTGGGGTGAACTTCCAGTGCGAACTTGACGCCGCATTCCTGGAAGACATCGAGAATCGGGTTCCAGCGGTCGGCCAGAAGCTGGAATCCATCATCGATCATCGATTTGGGTGTGGGAGGAAAATCGTAAGTCAGGTGCCAGATGCTGGAACCGGTAAAGCCATTCACCACACTGACACCCAGCTTGCGGGCAGCGCGAGCCGTGTTTTTCATTTCTTCCGCCGCACGGTGATTGACACCTTCCGGCTGTCCATCGCCCCAGACGTAGGCGGGAAGAATCGATTTGTGCCGAGCGTCAATCTTGTCGAGGACAGCCTGGCCCACGAGATGGTTCGAGATCGCGAACACATGCAGGTCGTACTTTTCGAGCAAGTCACGCTTCCGCTGGCAATAGCCGTCATCGGAAAGGGCCTTATCCACTTCAAAGTGGTCACCCCAGCAGGCGAGTTCGAGACCATCAAAACCAAAGTCCCGAGCTTTCTTGCAAAGATCTTCCAGCTTGAGGTCGGCCCACTGGCCGGTAAAGAGCGTGACAGGACGAGACATGACGTGACCTCGGCGCGAGAGAACAATGACGGAATTTCAGACCCTCGCCTGAACAAAAACCAAGGTCAAAACCCGATTCCGGCACAGATCAAGAGTCGCACATAAGAATGGTATGGCCGTTTTCTGGACGTTTGTAAAGGGAATGAAGTCCGAATGAATCGCTTATTCATGTGACTCCGGATCGGCGCGATGAGAGAGAACAACACTGGACTGGTTCTTTTCTCCAAGAAGCAGCCATGAACCTGCAGAAAACGAAAACCTGTGTCTTCTGAGAGAGGTGAGAAAAGGATTTGCGAATGAATTCCGTACGAGTTTCTACTTGTCTCCGGATGATGACTGAACTGTTACGACGAATGGCCAGAAAATTTGTTCTTTTGTTGTTACCTCAGCCTACAGTCCGCATCTAAGCCATCAAGAGAGATGTGGAAATTGACAGGCGGATCGCAGGGGTTGTCTTTCGAGCCATCTCATTCCTTCCTTCTCAGGCTGTTTCCAGTTTTCTCCTGGAACGAGAGAGTTCACGAAGGAAAAACTTTCATCGAAAACTCATCTGACCGGATCATTGTCGATGTGGATTAGAGTACTGGCGGCAGACGAACTCATAAGGATCTGCTCGAATTGCCCTTCTGCCCGACAGAGGGAATTCAAAACGAAGTCAGTGATCTATTTGTCTCAGCCCAGAGAAACGGTATGGATAGTTCGAGAAGGCTTCGTAAAGCTGACGTTAACCCGCGACACTGGTGATCGCTGGATGCAGGCAATCGTCGGACGTGGTGGCCTGTTTGGTGCACCACTTTTCCATCAGGATCGATCTCCCTCTTCAGCCACGGGAGAATTGGCACAGCAGGCGACTGCACACGGCCGTATAAAACTCATTGAGCTTGATCGATCATTTGTTGAGCAAGGGATCCGCATCGAGTCACATCGTTCGGCTGCCATTATTGAATCATTCACAAGTCAAATCAGAATTCTGGAGCGTCGTCTGCTTTGGCAGAACACTTCACCACTGAGAGCGCGTATTGCGACAATTCTGTGTGATCTGGTCACCAAAGAATGTCATCAACCCAGTCAAGATTGTGCTGTCAGTGTCCCGTTAACACATCAGGAGCTTGCCGATCTTTCCCGTGCCACACGCCCCGTTGTCAGTAAGATCCTGGCTGAGTGGAAGCAGCAGCAAATCATCTCTTACACGCGACAAGACATTCGTGTGTCCGATTACCGTCGCCTTTTCGAAATTGCCGGCGAGATAACTCCCAGGTAAGTCATAGAAATTCCTTCTGTTTGTCATCTAGCTGACAAACAGAAGGGAATAGCCCCGTTATGTTCGCGGGAAATACTTGATCGATACAGCGACGTGATTGAGTCGCCCTGTGTCGTCTGGTCGTCATGGGAAGGAGATTGCCTCCTTCCCGATTCGAGTGGTAGGACTGTTCAGGAGCACTCAGATGGATTCGCAAGGTATGGACTCAAACGGTATGGATCGTCGTCATTTCAGCAAACTCGCGGCAACCGCGATCGGCGGCCTGCTCGCCGGTGCCAATGTCGGCATGGCCCAGGAAAAGGCCCTCGCGAAGAAAGATCCCAAGACGAGCTTTCTCCTCCAGGAACCTCACATTTGCCGCGGGCTGAACCCGACTTGCAAGGGTGAGATCAAAGGCAAGAAGCATGATTGCGCCGGACAGGCGCACTATGCCTCAGTCGAAATCACAGAGCATGTCTGCAAGGGACACAACGACTGCGCTGGCGAAGGTGGATGTGGCGAGAAGCCAGGCGAAAACACCTGCAAAGGTAAGGGTGAGTGCGCCATTCCACTCAGCGATGAGACTTGGAAGAAGGCACGCAAAAACTTCGAGGCCGCTATGACCAAGGCTGGCAAGAAGTTCGGTCCCGCCCCGGCTAAATCGTAGGGTCGGCCCCACAATCCCTCGCCAAGACGACGACCGCGCGAACGTAGGGATAGTTCCGCATGATTCTTGTGGCGTGACTGATGCCCTTTGATCAGCCACGCCTTTTCAATCCCTCCCTAGGCCGGCTATCCGTCGAGCTGAATGTCCTTCTCCGGAGCGTGCTATTTATGATTTCCCCCAGGCTGGGACACACGAACCTCGGATTAGGGCTGGGTCTACGGACCGTCCACTATCCTTACCTGCTCAAACACTGGCCTCCCGTCGACTGGTTCGAAGTGATTTCCGAGAACTTCATGGATTCGCAGGGACGACCTCGCTACATCCTCGATCAAATCGCCGAGCGCTACCCGGTCGTGATGCACGGTGTCTCGATGTCAATCGGCAGCACCGATCCGCTCAATCTCGACTATCTTTCAAAGCTCAAAAAACTCTCCAGGGAAATTGGCGCCCGCTGGATCTCGGACCATCTGTGCTGGACGGGGGTCGCCGGGGTCAACGCACACGATCTACTCCCTATTCCGCTCAACGAAG is a window of Planctopirus limnophila DSM 3776 DNA encoding:
- a CDS encoding serine hydrolase domain-containing protein, with the protein product MKKSLTLLIAILWSSAADLTWAQSVPTDNASPITPSATTTATATGTARAAETWEIAAPDFLPLSQKISASLNQAIERGEIPGAVVIAGTLDETLLHGAVGDRILSPEKIPLRPGDVFDLASLTKPLATSLAVMKLVDHGKLELDQPVAKYWPEFKQNGKEAITSIDLLVHRSGLIADNALADYAQGPEVAWQKMANLPLRQPAGTRFVYSDVGLMVMGRVVEKISGKSLAEFCAQELYQPLALKRTRYLPSAAWADQLVPTEGPIGTVHDPRAARLGGVAGHAGLFSDAQGIAVLSRAILVSLQNKDSSAANMPRIFTPVTARLMVTPVEVPAISSNTPTTVHRALGWDMRSTYSSNRPTKMSDSAFGHGGFTGTSLWIDPQRKLFVCILSSRLYPDGKGVINPLAREIGDLIVEQFDARTTRPTPETPQ
- a CDS encoding YkgJ family cysteine cluster protein, with the protein product MARKTRMTREKLPPGEHLCSYCTAKCCRYFALPIDTPTSWDDFDNMRWYIMHGRTSIFIDGGTWYLLVYGDCKNLLPDNRCGVYDTRPAICRSYSTDNCEYEVGGCYDKFFEAPEQLWEYAEAILPPRKVKREKATALPVLN
- a CDS encoding SMI1/KNR4 family protein, which gives rise to MQIVDLLSTSGATATQIGNLERVIGSALPSDYCRFLADFNGGRPSPSDFEGPTGDGSVVNWFFTLNQDEQTYFIPRRIEAYKDRIPPKLLPIASDPFGNLVLLDLGAKVFGAIFFWDHEKENTEGDPWWDNIAFIAPSFTDFVNGLH
- a CDS encoding sugar phosphate isomerase/epimerase family protein, with translation MSRPVTLFTGQWADLKLEDLCKKARDFGFDGLELACWGDHFEVDKALSDDGYCQRKRDLLEKYDLHVFAISNHLVGQAVLDKIDARHKSILPAYVWGDGQPEGVNHRAAEEMKNTARAARKLGVSVVNGFTGSSIWHLTYDFPPTPKSMIDDGFQLLADRWNPILDVFQECGVKFALEVHPTEIAFDIYTAERSLQVLDRREEFGFNFDPSHLIWQGVDPVEFIRAFPDRIYHAHMKDAKVTLNGKSGILSSHLSFGDSRRGWDFRSVGRGGVQFEDIIRALNHIKYEGPLSIEWEDSGMDREHGAREACQYVKNVDFKPSGRAFDAAFSD
- a CDS encoding Crp/Fnr family transcriptional regulator produces the protein MIYLSQPRETVWIVREGFVKLTLTRDTGDRWMQAIVGRGGLFGAPLFHQDRSPSSATGELAQQATAHGRIKLIELDRSFVEQGIRIESHRSAAIIESFTSQIRILERRLLWQNTSPLRARIATILCDLVTKECHQPSQDCAVSVPLTHQELADLSRATRPVVSKILAEWKQQQIISYTRQDIRVSDYRRLFEIAGEITPR